The DNA region CTGCTGCGCACCCTGGCCGGGCTGCTGCCCGTCCTCGGCGGCGACGTCACCCAGGACGGCGAGGCGATCACCGCGCCCCACGCCGAGCGGGCCCTCGTCTTCCAGGACGACGCCCTGCTGCCCTGGCGCACGGCGCGGGCCAACGTCGAACTGCCCCTGGCCATCCGGGGCGTCGCCCGAGGCGAGCGCAGGACGCGCGCCGAGTCCTGGCTGGCCCGGGTCGGCCTGGACGGCCACGGCACCAAGCTGCCGCACCGGATCTCCGGCGGCCAGCGCCAGCGCGTCCAGCTGGCCCGCGCCCTGGCGGCCGAGCCGCGCGCGGTCCTGATGGACGAACCCTTCGGCGCGCTGGACGCCCAGACCCGGGCCGGCATGCAGCAGTTGCTCGTCGACGTCCTGCGGGGCACGGGCGCCACGGTCGTCTTCGTCACGCACGACGTCGACGAGGCCCTGTTCCTCGGCGACCGGGTCGCGCTGCTGCCCTCCGGGCGCGTCCTGGACGTGCCGCGTCCCCGGGAACGCGCCGCGCACGCCGATCCGGCGACCGTCGCGCTGCGCCGCGAGGTCCTGCAGTCCCTCACCCCCG from Streptomyces sp. B1I3 includes:
- a CDS encoding ABC transporter ATP-binding protein, which codes for MTSPTTPPGVRLSLRRAVLGRAGAPVLDGIDLDVVPGEILAVVGPSGCGKSTLLRTLAGLLPVLGGDVTQDGEAITAPHAERALVFQDDALLPWRTARANVELPLAIRGVARGERRTRAESWLARVGLDGHGTKLPHRISGGQRQRVQLARALAAEPRAVLMDEPFGALDAQTRAGMQQLLVDVLRGTGATVVFVTHDVDEALFLGDRVALLPSGRVLDVPRPRERAAHADPATVALRREVLQSLTPATSS